From the genome of Alosa alosa isolate M-15738 ecotype Scorff River chromosome 20, AALO_Geno_1.1, whole genome shotgun sequence, one region includes:
- the cart4 gene encoding cocaine- and amphetamine-regulated transcript 4: MDSARVVVYIGVCLSVLSTVCKSEMSPENRISAQDEQYQLGYVTRDLAEALEGLLEGEQDNRISLEKKASVIPRCDVGERCAMKHGPRIGRLCDCMRGTACNTFFLRCY; the protein is encoded by the exons ATGGACAGCGCCAGAGTAGTAGTGTACATTGGGGTCTGCCTATCGGTCCTCAGCACTGTTTGCAAAAGTGAAATGTCACCTGAAAACCGAATCTCTGCACAAGATGAGCAGTACCAATTGGGCTACGTAACCAGGGACTTG GCTGAAGCACTTGAAGGGCTTTTGGAGGGAGAACAAGACAACAGAATATCGCTGGAGAAAAAAGCGAGTGTCATCCCCCGG TGTGATGTGGGTGAGCGTTGTGCTATGAAGCACGGGCCCCGAATCGGACGTCTTTGCGACTGCATGAGAGGCACCGCGTGCAACACCTTCTTTCTTCGTTGCTATTGA
- the jtb gene encoding protein JTB isoform X2: protein MESDCRIPTTCCRPRILVLHALFWGLVSLRVFGASILSKDEKPPVTRPITTPCWQIEEFVVATECSQCNAFQTTLPECSLTGYVERINCTKTSKEVHKSCRSTLLEEHLFWKFEGAMLGLTVLFALVVVARQRSLDRLASEKVRRQIESI, encoded by the exons ATGGAGAGCGACTGTCGGATCCCGACGACATGTTGTAGGCCCAGGATTCTGGTCCTCCACGCACTTTTCTGGGGGCTTGTGTCTCTCAG GGTGTTTGGGGCTTCCATCCTCTCAAAGGATGAAAAACCACCAG tgacCAGGCCCATCACTACTCCTTGTTGGCAGATAGAAGAATTTGTGGTGGCCACAGAGTGTTCCCAATGCAATGCATTTCAGACG ACATTGCCCGAGTGCAGTCTGACCGGATATGTGGAGCGGATCAATTGTACCAAGACCAGCAAAGAAGTCCATAAGAG CTGTCGTTCCACCCTTTTGGAGGAGCATCTCTTCTGGAAGTTTGAAGGAGCCATGTTGGGCCTCACTGTTCTCTTTGCTCTTGTGGTGGTTGCCAGGCAACGGTCTTTGGACCGCTTGGCGTCAGAGAAGGTCCGCCGGCAGATAGAGTCCATCTAG
- the jtb gene encoding protein JTB isoform X1, whose amino-acid sequence MESDCRIPTTCCRPRILVLHALFWGLVSLRVFGASILSKDEKPPVTRPITTPCWQIEEFVVATECSQCNAFQTKTLPECSLTGYVERINCTKTSKEVHKSCRSTLLEEHLFWKFEGAMLGLTVLFALVVVARQRSLDRLASEKVRRQIESI is encoded by the exons ATGGAGAGCGACTGTCGGATCCCGACGACATGTTGTAGGCCCAGGATTCTGGTCCTCCACGCACTTTTCTGGGGGCTTGTGTCTCTCAG GGTGTTTGGGGCTTCCATCCTCTCAAAGGATGAAAAACCACCAG tgacCAGGCCCATCACTACTCCTTGTTGGCAGATAGAAGAATTTGTGGTGGCCACAGAGTGTTCCCAATGCAATGCATTTCAGACG AAGACATTGCCCGAGTGCAGTCTGACCGGATATGTGGAGCGGATCAATTGTACCAAGACCAGCAAAGAAGTCCATAAGAG CTGTCGTTCCACCCTTTTGGAGGAGCATCTCTTCTGGAAGTTTGAAGGAGCCATGTTGGGCCTCACTGTTCTCTTTGCTCTTGTGGTGGTTGCCAGGCAACGGTCTTTGGACCGCTTGGCGTCAGAGAAGGTCCGCCGGCAGATAGAGTCCATCTAG